Proteins co-encoded in one Eremothecium sinecaudum strain ATCC 58844 chromosome VI, complete sequence genomic window:
- the AFG3 gene encoding AAA family ATPase AFG3 (Syntenic homolog of Ashbya gossypii AAR025C; Syntenic homolog of Saccharomyces cerevisiae YER017C (AFG3)): MIRILGSGRIGLRPLLRSWKQEFTFGGIQPLRQGSFQQRALLHWSAPRRAEDGKDDKGEAKDNNQKDNRKDGQKDGGEYQNFSDYFKSPQFARSLYLTVGLTFFTHMLGTLWQGNEEQEVMTLQEFKTQYLEKGLVKQLFVVNKQMVQAELLPQANVRNDWSRGMDFANRSPTVAFTIGSVDVFEQELERTQDRLGIPPEERLPVTYVDQVSPLQYLYPFGPTLIILGALMYMTKRARKAGGPGGMGPNSSGIFNVGKSRAKLFNKETDVKVKFKDVAGCDEAKVEVMEFVDFLKNPEKFKALGARIPRGAILSGPPGTGKTLLAKATAGEANVPFLSVSGSEFVEMFVGVGASRVRDLFNSARSFAPAIIFVDEIDAIGKSRGKGGAMGTSNDERESTLNQLLVEMDGFTSSDQIIVLAGTNRPDVLDSALLRPGRFDRHIQLDAPDVEGRKAIYKVHLAKLNLEPSLRDAKKLDVFAGKLAALTPGFSGADIANACNESALIAARHSDSYVEFHHFEKAIERSIAGLERKSKVLSPEEKKTVAYHEAGHAICGWFLEFADPLLKVSIIPRGSSALGYAQYLPPDQYLISSEQLRHKMIMALGGRVSEELHFPYVTSGAQDDFKKVTAMAQTMVTSLGMSKDIGYISYEQSDTSVQFNKPFSEKTARRIDLEVKRLVDEAHAVCKELLTNNLDKVDKLAKRLLEKEVLTRNDIVELLGPRPFPEKSDTFEKYLDRKN; the protein is encoded by the coding sequence ATGATTCGTATATTAGGTAGTGGGCGAATTGGCCTGCGGCCTTTATTGCGGTCATGGAAACAGGAGTTTACATTTGGCGGGATTCAGCCTCTGCGGCAGGGGTCATTTCAGCAACGTGCGTTGCTGCATTGGAGTGCACCAAGGAGGGCTGAAGATGGTAAAGATGACAAAGGCGAGGCTAAGGATAATAACCAGAAAGATAATCGAAAAGACGGCCAGAAGGATGGCGGGGAATATCAGAATTTTTCGGACTATTTCAAGTCGCCGCAATTTGCGCGTAGTCTATACTTGACAGTGGGGTTGACATTTTTCACCCATATGCTTGGCACATTATGGCAAGGAAACGAGGAGCAAGAGGTGATGACGCTCCAGGAATTTAAAACGCAGTATCTGGAAAAGGGTCTTGTTAAGCAACTATTTGTGGTAAATAAGCAGATGGTTCAGGCGGAGCTGCTTCCGCAGGCGAATGTGAGAAACGACTGGTCACGTGGGATGGATTTTGCAAACCGTAGTCCAACAGTGGCGTTTACTATTGGTTCGGTTGATGTGTTTGAGCAGGAGCTTGAACGTACTCAGGATAGACTAGGAATCCCCCCGGAAGAGAGGTTGCCAGTGACCTATGTGGATCAAGTTTCTCCGCTCCAGTATCTGTACCCGTTCGGGCCTACTTTAATTATTTTAGGTGCCTTAATGTACATGACAAAGCGCGCAAGGAAGGCAGGTGGGCCTGGAGGCATGGGCCCAAACTCTTCGGGGATTTTCAATGTCGGCAAATCCCGTGCTAAGTTATTTAATAAGGAGACTGATGTGAAAGTAAAATTTAAAGATGTAGCAGGATGTGATGAAGCAAAGGTTGAAGTTATGGAGTTTGTTGATTTCCTCAAGAATCCTGAAAAATTCAAGGCTTTGGGTGCAAGGATTCCAAGAGGAGCTATATTATCAGGCCCTCCGGGTACCGGTAAGACTCTTTTAGCAAAGGCCACAGCGGGAGAAGCAAACGTGCCATTTTTAAGTGTTTCAGGGTCTGAGTTTGTTGAGATGTTCGTCGGTGTAGGTGCTTCAAGGGTTCGTGATCTCTTTAATAGTGCCAGATCATTTGCACCTGCTATTATCTTCGTCGACGAAATTGATGCTATTGGTAAAAGTCGTGGCAAGGGTGGTGCAATGGGTACTTCAAACGATGAAAGAGAATCAACGCTCAACCAACTTTTAGTTGAAATGGATGGGTTTACCTCTAGCGATCAGATTATTGTGTTGGCAGGTACAAATAGGCCAGATGTTCTTGATTCGGCTTTGTTACGTCCTGGTCGGTTCGATAGACATATTCAACTTGACGCTCCAGATGTTGAAGGTAGGAAGGCTATCTACAAGGTGCATTTAGCTAAATTGAACTTGGAACCTTCACTTCGCGATGCAAAGAAACTTGATGTATTTGCCGGTAAGCTTGCAGCCTTGACTCCAGGGTTTTCTGGTGCTGATATAGCCAACGCATGTAATGAATCAGCCCTAATAGCTGCCAGGCATTCTGATTCATACGTGGAATTTCACCACTTTGAAAAAGCAATCGAGAGATCTATCGCTGGTTTGGAAAGGAAGTCTAAAGTCCTTTCCCcagaagaaaagaaaactGTTGCGTATCATGAAGCTGGGCATGCAATATGTGGTTGGTTCTTGGAATTCGCAGATCCTTTATTGAAAGTTTCCATCATACCTCGTGGTTCAAGTGCTTTGGGGTATGCACAGTATTTACCTCCTGATCAGTATTTGATTTCTTCAGAACAATTGAGGCATAAAATGATTATGGCTCTTGGTGGAAGAGTTTCTGAAGAACTTCACTTCCCCTATGTTACAAGTGGTGCCCAAGATGACTTCAAGAAGGTTACTGCCATGGCACAGACAATGGTAACTTCGCTAGGTATGTCCAAGGATATCGGATATATAAGTTATGAACAATCGGACACAAGTGTGCAATTCAATAAACCATTCAGTGAGAAAACAGCTAGGCGGATTGACTTAGAAGTTAAAAGACTTGTTGACGAGGCTCACGCCGTCTGTAAAGAGTTACTAACCAATAACCTGGATAAAGTCGATAAGCTAGCAAAACGTCTTCTAGAAAAGGAGGTTCTGACCAGAAACGATATCGTTGAACTGCTGGGGCCCAGACCGTTCCCTGAAAAAAGTGATACTTTCGAGAAATACCTTGATCGCAAAAActaa
- a CDS encoding HMG-box domain-containing protein (Syntenic homolog of Ashbya gossypii AAR026W; Syntenic homolog of Ashbya gossypii NOHBY107; No homolog in Saccharomyces cerevisiae; Syntenic homolog of Kluyveromyces lactis KLLA0B11495g) — protein sequence MDSNFRLPSISHILTQIPAAGNSAGTQQQQLLQQQQPQQDQQRLLRHPGIIPIPQCIPVQHLPAQRTALQYTFKPSLHLQKDHTSSPIMHTKVLPMSPSSPLTPPPTAAAANGGSFISSDAGGVSSAKVKNASLPAATDVNAGHDHHSNRASSCKCNQDHKHQRKVHKQSHIPRPRNAFILFRQHWHQQLFPQERIKQSERGNGSFKTNSQVSVDIGQRWRSLSAEDRQHWLDLAKKEKEEHMKKYPNYKYVPNRREKKGTSSNAATTDNIYDDVKSSCGTCHHKEDDC from the coding sequence ATGGATTCGAATTTTAGGTTACCTTCCATTTCACATATTCTGACCCAGATACCTGCCGCTGGGAACAGTGCTGGTACTCAACAACAGCAATTACtacagcagcagcaaccACAGCAAGATCAGCAACGCTTATTGCGGCATCCTGGTATTATACCAATACCACAGTGCATTCCCGTTCAGCACTTGCCTGCTCAGCGCACTGCTCTACAATATACGTTCAAACCAAGTTTACATTTACAGAAAGATCACACGTCTTCGCCAATTATGCATACTAAGGTATTGCCAATGTCGCCCAGCTCACCTCTTACACCTCCTCCAACAGCTGCGGCCGCGAATGGCGGCTCCTTCATCTCTTCCGACGCAGGCGGGGTTTCATCCGCTAAGGTGAAAAATGCGTCCCTGCCTGCTGCTACTGATGTGAATGCGGGTCACGATCACCACAGCAATAGGGCATCAAGCTGTAAATGCAACCAAGACCACAAGCATCAGCGCAAGGTCCATAAACAATCTCACATTCCGCGTCCGCGCAACGCATTCATTCTCTTTAGGCAGCATTGGCACCAGCAGCTCTTTCCACAGGAACGAATTAAACAATCGGAACGTGGCAATGGATCATTTAAGACTAATTCACAAGTTTCAGTCGATATTGGCCAGCGTTGGCGATCGCTCTCTGCGGAAGATAGACAACACTGGCTAGATCTCGCCAaaaaagagaaagaagagcACATGAAGAAGTACCCTAATTACAAGTACGTACCTAATAGGAGGGAGAAAAAAGGTACTAGTAGTAACGCAGCTACTACAGATAACATTTATGATGACGTTAAGAGTTCATGCGGCACGTGCCACCACAAGGAGGACGATTGTTAG
- the MRPS5 gene encoding mitochondrial 37S ribosomal protein uS5m (Syntenic homolog of Ashbya gossypii AAR027W; Syntenic homolog of Saccharomyces cerevisiae YBR251W (MRPS5)): MTVFKRWLSSTVRTLNAKPPGSLQKAARMEILAKYYPKDLLKSIELGESAIPEDTKFEPSKGVKFAPPYLDNFAELHPYWDYKPGLPNIHTHGPPEYFNLDEQQQPLPTELDVPRGAFLSTEGLSQTTLIAKGIQRQTGLNADFIAKNLVMRPLVMKRVSNQTAKGKIPSYYALVVVGNRDGMVGLGEGKSREDMSEAIKKAHWDAVRNLVHIPRYENRTIYGDIDYRFHGVKLFMRSAKPGSGLRVNHIIFEICECAGIKDLSAKVYKSRNRMNVAKGTLEALANSQKTLDEIALGRGKKLVDVRKVYYSTE; the protein is encoded by the coding sequence ATGACGGTTTTCAAGAGGTGGCTATCAAGCACAGTTAGGACACTTAATGCCAAACCGCCGGGATCTCTTCAGAAAGCGGCAAGAATGGAAATACTGGCGAAATATTATCCAAAAGACCTACTAAAATCTATAGAACTAGGTGAAAGTGCGATCCCAGAAGATACGAAGTTTGAGCCATCCAAAGGTGTAAAATTTGCTCCTCCTTATTTAGACAATTTTGCCGAATTACATCCTTATTGGGATTACAAGCCAGGCTTGCCAAATATTCACACTCACGGTCCACCGGAGTATTTCAACCTCGATGAACAACAGCAACCTCTACCTACTGAATTAGACGTTCCACGCGGTGCTTTCCTCTCAACTGAGGGGTTGTCTCAGACAACTTTGATTGCTAAAGGTATCCAAAGACAGACAGGTTTGAACGCCGATTTTATAGCAAAAAATTTGGTTATGAGACCGCTAGTGATGAAGAGGGTCTCAAACCAAACTGCAAAGGGTAAAATTCCCTCATACTACGCTCTAGTAGTCGTTGGTAACCGTGATGGTATGGTAGGACTAGGAGAGGGTAAGTCTAGGGAAGATATGTCAGAAGCAATTAAGAAAGCTCACTGGGATGCCGTCAGAAACCTAGTCCATATTCCAAGATACGAAAATAGAACAATATATGGTGATATTGATTACCGCTTCCACGGTGTGAAGCTTTTTATGAGGTCTGCAAAGCCAGGTTCTGGTTTGAGAGTAAACCACATCATCTTTGAAATATGTGAATGTGCGGGCATTAAAGACTTAAGTGCTAAGGTGTACAAGTCTAGAAACAGAATGAATGTTGCAAAGGGTACACTGGAGGCATTAGCTAATTCCCAGAAAACATTAGATGAAATTGCATTAGGACGGGGTAAGAAGCTGGTGGATGTTAGAAAGGTCTATTATTCTACTGAATGA
- the SHY1 gene encoding cytochrome oxidase assembly protein SHY1 (Syntenic homolog of Ashbya gossypii AAR028W; Syntenic homolog of Saccharomyces cerevisiae YGR112W (SHY1)) has translation MFGLAKHPIRLASNAHLVNFNVCKNLVGARGGTVRTVKTSTVDWKPIRTTRTPKDKEKENYKWTRRTFLGLMIAMPVVSFYLGSWQLRRLKWKTELIATCEDRLAAEPIPMPKHFSPEMCELLEYAKVKVKGKFLHDEEIFVGPKLRNGTKGYTLFTPFIRKDTGEKILIERGWISEENVLPTNRKLRHLSLPEGENVELTCVIRVPKARGTFQWDKKDSESRVWQIPDMPDIFASTGTLPVHLQALYDLHDHRWDETKSTVTDPKNNAPWWKFWTRSHATVETPVSTRKFEDDDLEFNEYQFIKAGVPLGVQAKVTFKNNHLQYLVTWYGLSLLSSIFLIAALRKSGGSALSQAQIMADKLKHSKKFS, from the coding sequence ATGTTTGGTTTAGCAAAGCATCCCATTCGCCTGGCGAGCAACGCTCATCTAGTAAACTTTAATGTTTGCAAGAATCTTGTGGGTGCTAGGGGTGGAACAGTACGTACTGTCAAGACGTCTACTGTAGATTGGAAGCCGATTCGTACTACAAGGACACCCAAAGACAAAGAAAAAGAGAACTACAAATGGACTAGACGAACCTTTCTGGGATTAATGATTGCTATGCCTGTTGTATCGTTCTATCTCGGGTCCTGGCAACTGCGCCGTCTAAAGTGGAAAACTGAATTAATCGCTACGTGCGAGGATCGATTGGCGGCAGAACCAATACCAATGCCAAAACATTTCAGTCCCGAGATGTGTGAACTCCTTGAGTATGCGAAAGTCAAAGTAAAAGGTAAATTTTTGCACGATGAAGAGATATTTGTTGGTCCTAAGCTAAGAAATGGAACAAAGGGATACACTCTCTTTACCCCTTTCATTCGGAAAGACACAGGCGAAAAGATCCTCATTGAAAGAGGTTGGATAAGCGAGGAAAATGTATTACCAACAAACAGAAAACTCCGGCATTTGTCTCTTCCGGAAGGAGAAAACGTCGAGCTGACGTGTGTAATTAGAGTCCCCAAGGCTCGCGGTACTTTTCAATGGGATAAGAAAGACAGTGAAAGTCGTGTTTGGCAAATTCCTGATATGCCCGACATTTTTGCCTCTACCGGCACTCTCCCAGTACATCTGCAAGCACTATATGACTTACATGATCATAGGTGGGATGAAACAAAGAGCACAGTTACCGATCCGAAGAACAACGCACCATGGTGGAAATTTTGGACCAGGTCACATGCCACAGTTGAGACACCTGTCAGTACAAGAAAATTCGAAGACGACGATTTAGAGTTCAATGAATACCAATTTATCAAGGCAGGTGTTCCACTTGGTGTCCAGGCCAAGGTTACATTTAAAAATAACCATCTGCAATATTTAGTTACTTGGTATGGGTTGTCATTACTATCGTCAATCTTCCTTATTGCAGCGCTAAGGAAATCTGGTGGTAGTGCTTTATCACAAGCTCAAATAATGGCGGATAAGTTAAAACACTCTAAGAAGTTCTCTTAA
- the DAM1 gene encoding Dam1p (Syntenic homolog of Ashbya gossypii AAR029W; Syntenic homolog of Saccharomyces cerevisiae YGR113W (DAM1)) — protein sequence MSKEGLRESKAATEYRLSISSNPGSRRSSIGEVNDHPRSGSVENNNDELRGATVIDTYVLPQIQELTDSMITLDANFTHMNFIHESLVDFNESMSALLYGLMCNSWCVDFPNLPHDTAHELSIRKELQSLEKERQLLLAQLRGTTSRSLAVISETEPTLQKENTQLVKKSTAIPQYNTISIRSMVADAEDDEDNTAASFVSNPTLAVAPPVIPVQQDVVRSKRRYSILNQIRNNESTSQQNSKTSNRLSSLAMPSITVEKRKSLAVSASRIANKKQALVRPASNGKTSSVSKRVHNNSTGKSISRSDPPMAPPFTTQGRRPPFR from the coding sequence ATGTCTAAAGAAGGGCTACGCGAGAGCAAAGCGGCTACAGAGTATCGGCTATCAATATCGAGTAATCCTGGTTCGAGAAGATCGTCTATTGGGGAAGTAAATGACCATCCTCGAAGCGGATCTGTAGAGAACAATAATGACGAGTTAAGAGGTGCTACGGTTATAGATACCTATGTTCTTCCTCAAATACAGGAGCTCACCGACTCTATGATAACCCTGGATGCCAATTTTACCCACATGAACTTTATACATGAGTCTTTAGTAGACTTTAACGAATCGATGAGCGCGCTACTATACGGTTTGATGTGCAATTCCTGGTGTGTGGACTTCCCCAACCTTCCGCACGATACTGCACACGAGCTCTCTATTCGCAAGGAACTACAAAGTTTAGAAAAAGAGAGACAGCTGCTACTGGCGCAATTGCGTGGAACTACTAGTCGGTCGCTTGCTGTTATAAGTGAGACAGAACCAACTCTCCAGAAGGAAAATACTCAGCTGGTAAAGAAGTCCACTGCTATCCCACAGTATAACACAATATCAATTCGCAGTATGGTGGCCGACGCTGAAGACGATGAGGATAACACTGCAGCTTCCTTCGTCTCCAACCCAACCCTAGCAGTTGCCCCTCCTGTTATTCCAGTACAACAAGATGTAGTACGAAGCAAACGAAGGTACTCAATACTTAATCAGATACGCAATAATGAATCTACATCTCAGCaaaattcaaaaacttCTAACCGCCTATCATCGCTTGCAATGCCTAGCATTACAGTTGAAAAGCGAAAATCACTAGCTGTAAGCGCAAGCAGAATTGCAAATAAAAAGCAAGCTCTTGTGCGTCCAGCCAGTAACGGAAAAACGTCGTCAGTGAGCAAGCGAGTTCACAATAA